One window of the Eucalyptus grandis isolate ANBG69807.140 chromosome 8, ASM1654582v1, whole genome shotgun sequence genome contains the following:
- the LOC104414122 gene encoding zinc finger CCCH domain-containing protein 13 isoform X3 has protein sequence MYNGIGLQTPRGSGTNGYIQTNRFFVKTKTGRVAETTRGFEGDQGTAGVSKKPNKDILEHDRKRQIELKLVVLEDKLTDQGYTEAEIAEKLQEARRTLEATYASEASGGPTAIVAAEKKVSDTQTHQIAARKEKQMETFRAALGIGLTKQNSEEIDDEPKGGQKILQQEIPEHAFLDRDYSSKKQVEEKLKVEKDDKRNSARDMKHKKDNGRKRRHDDSSDSDDTSKQTRAAEKKHHRKHSRRSDSENDSEVETADRKRKKQKSKRRRKYKSDESDSSSDSDDVGKSRSKLESRKNKKSRKKYESSEDDTSDEGLSKRQSKKGEHHIRTGKDENSEDESDINRRSGSDSENSGKLGNDRRRKGGRRHDEDSDGESDVVSDGRHKKIDKVRKQRRNDTDDDSDSGREKKLDKARARRHDSDDGDSDGTLGGRSGRSGRITRTQKAVDRAPVSSADDSISDDSGGSSSDTDSRSSTDGRRHDDTGKSIHYDVKNMAANVPNREGKGLRSGDRSDDRSRKETPNESRDKTDKRKKGNSLDGNTRDDLQESKSRDILREGEHSLEHRKDKRSESEVKTRTYKDERDHFVDYSRSRRSGGRHGDWNDMRGRSYEKEEQLQVSGRKGNDDMGGRSYEKEEQLQVSGRKGNDDYEGKEERWRGRDEREEREERRHDRDERDEREREGRGRDRDERDREGRWRDRDEREEREERRHDRDERERERRGRDGDNRDREGRRHDRDERDHEEKRHGRDETELEERWPDRDVRAREERWPERDVRAREEIRPERDARAREERWHDRDERERGGRKHMRDEEDNYSARHGRDERPSKSRRYDAREEEGRENVASGDNDERNRKYYGEQKNTRREDEQRGYRDYQTDSKVVVPKRGDRYDGSRSSGRRSENDRGEHRSRH, from the exons ATGTACAACGGGATAGGGTTACAGACCCCTAGAGGGTCCGGGACGAATGGGTACATCCAGACCAACAGGTTCTTCGTGAAGACGAAGACTGGGAGGGTTGCTGAAACCACCAGGGGGTTCGAGGGAGATCAGGGCACAGCTGGTGTCTCCAAGAAGCCCAACAAGGACATTCTTGAGCATGATCGCAAGCGCCAGATAGAGCTTAAGCTTGTTGTGCTTGAGGACAAGCTGACCGATCAAGGGTACACTGAAGCCGAGATTGCGGAGAAGCTGCAAGAGGCCAGGAGGACTCTAGAAGCTACCTATGCTTCTGAAGCTAGTGGAGGGCCTACTGCCATTGTGGCTGCTGAAAAGAA GGTTTCTGATACACAAACACACCAAATTGCTGcaagaaaagagaagcagaTGGAAACATTCAGAGCTGCTTTGGGTATAGGGTTGACTAAGCAAAATTCTGAGGAAATTGATGATGAACCTAAAGGAGGGCAGAAGATTTTGCAGCAAGAGATACCTGAACACGCTTTCCTAGATAGAGATTACAGTTCGAAAAAACAggtggaagaaaaattgaaagttgaaaaaGATGATAAGAGAAATAGTGCTAGAGATATGAAGCATAAGAAAGACAATGGCAGAAAAAGAAGACATGATGATTCTTCTGATTCAGATGATACTAGTAAACAGACAAGAGCAGCTGAGAAGAAGCATCATCGCAAACATAGCCGGAGAAGTGACTCAGAAAATGATTCTGAGGTAGAAACTGCTGATAGGAAGCGCAAGAAACAAAAGAGCAAGAGACGTAGGAAGTATAAGTCGGATGAATCTGACTCTTCTTCCGACAGTGACGATGTTGGCAAGAGTCGGTCCAAACTGGAATCtcggaaaaataagaaatctcGGAAGAAGTATGAGTCGAGCGAGGATGATACTTCTGATGAGGGGCTTTCAAAACGTCAATCAAAGAAGGGTGAGCATCATATCAGAACTGGCAAAGATGAGAACAGTGAGGATGAGTCTGATATTAATCGTAGAAGTGGCTCAGATTCTGAGAATTCTGGAAAATTGGGTAATGACAGAAGAAGGAAAGGTGGCAGGAGGCATGATGAAGACAGTGATGGTGAATCTGATGTAGTCAGTGATGGAAggcataaaaaaattgataaagtgaggaagcagaggaggaatGATACTGACGATGATTCAGATTctgggagagagaagaaattagATAAAGCTCGGGCTCGGAGACATGACTCTGATGATGGGGACTCTGATGGCACTTTGGGTGGGAGAAGTGGTAGAAGTGGTAGAATAACAAGAACACAAAAGGCAGTCGATAGAGCACCAGTTTCTTCAGCAGATGACAGTATCAGTGATGATTCTGGTGGGAGTAGTAGTGACACCGACTCTCGCAGCAGCACTGATGGTCGCAGACATGATGATACTGGCAAGAGTATACATTATGATGTTAAGAACATGGCTGCCAATGTGCCTAATCGAGAAGGAAAAGGGTTGAGATCTGGAGATAGAAGTGATGATAGATCAAGGAAGGAAACTCCCAATGAATCACGGGATAAGactgacaaaagaaagaagggcaATAGTCTGGATGGTAACACCAGGGATGACCTGCAAGAATCAAAATCTCGGGACattttgagagagggagagcacAGCTTGGAACATAGGAAGGATAAAAGATCTGAGTCTGAAGTGAAGACAAGAACATATAAAGATGAGAGAGATCATTTTGTTGATTACTCTCGATCTCGTAGATCTGGAGGAAGGCATGGAGATTGGAATGACATGAGAG GTCGAAGTTATGAAAAAGAGGAGCAGTTACAGGTGAGTGGGAGGAAAGGCAATGATGACATGGGAGGTCGAAGTTATGAAAAAGAGGAGCAGTTACAGGTGAGTGGGAGGAAAGGCAATGATGACTatgagggaaaagaagaaagatggcgCGGTAGAGATgaaagggaggaaagagaagaaaggcgGCATGACAGAGATGAAAGAGATGAAAGGGAGCGTGAAGGAAGAGGGCGTGACAGAGATGAAAGGGATCGTGAAGGAAGATGGCGTGACAGAGATgaaagggaggaaagagaagaaaggcgGCATGACAGAGATGAAAGGGAGCGTGAACGAAGAGGGCGTGACGGAGATAATAGGGATCGCGAAGGAAGACGGCATGACAGAGATGAAAGGGATCATGAAGAAAAGCGGCATGGCAGAGATGAGACGGAACTTGAAGAGAGATGGCCTGACAGAGATGTGAGGGCACGTGAAGAGAGATGGCCCGAGAGAGATGTGAGGGCACGTGAAGAGATACGGCCTGAGAGAGATGCAAGGGCACGTGAAGAGAGATGGCATGACAGAGATGAGAGAGAGCGTGGTGGAAGAAAGCACATGAGAGATGAAGAGGATAATTATTCTGCAAGGCATGGTAGAGATGAGCGTCCTTCTAAAAGTAGGAGATATGATGCAAGGGAGGAGGAAGGGCGAGAAAATGTAGCTTCTGGAGATAATGATGAAAGGAACAGAAAATATTATGGGGAACAGAAGAACACTCGGAGAGAGGATGAGCAGCGAGGATATAGAGACTATCAGACAGACAGTAAAGTGGTTGTCCCCAAGAGAGGTGATAGATATGATGGTTCCAGGTCCAGTGGGAGGAGGTCAGAGAACGATAGGGGGGAACACCGAAGCAGGCATTGA
- the LOC104414122 gene encoding protein starmaker isoform X1, translating to MYNGIGLQTPRGSGTNGYIQTNRFFVKTKTGRVAETTRGFEGDQGTAGVSKKPNKDILEHDRKRQIELKLVVLEDKLTDQGYTEAEIAEKLQEARRTLEATYASEASGGPTAIVAAEKKVSDTQTHQIAARKEKQMETFRAALGIGLTKQNSEEIDDEPKGGQKILQQEIPEHAFLDRDYSSKKQVEEKLKVEKDDKRNSARDMKHKKDNGRKRRHDDSSDSDDTSKQTRAAEKKHHRKHSRRSDSENDSEVETADRKRKKQKSKRRRKYKSDESDSSSDSDDVGKSRSKLESRKNKKSRKKYESSEDDTSDEGLSKRQSKKGEHHIRTGKDENSEDESDINRRSGSDSENSGKLGNDRRRKGGRRHDEDSDGESDVVSDGRHKKIDKVRKQRRNDTDDDSDSGREKKLDKARARRHDSDDGDSDGTLGGRSGRSGRITRTQKAVDRAPVSSADDSISDDSGGSSSDTDSRSSTDGRRHDDTGKSIHYDVKNMAANVPNREGKGLRSGDRSDDRSRKETPNESRDKTDKRKKGNSLDGNTRDDLQESKSRDILREGEHSLEHRKDKRSESEVKTRTYKDERDHFVDYSRSRRSGGRHGDWNDMRGRSYEKEEQLQVSGRKGNDDMGGRSYEKEEQLQVSGRKGNDDMGGRSYEKEEQLQVSGRKGNDDYEGKEERWRGRDEREEREERRHDRDERDEREREGRGRDRDERDREGRWRDRDEREEREERRHDRDERERERRGRDGDNRDREGRRHDRDERDHEEKRHGRDETELEERWPDRDVRAREERWPERDVRAREEIRPERDARAREERWHDRDERERGGRKHMRDEEDNYSARHGRDERPSKSRRYDAREEEGRENVASGDNDERNRKYYGEQKNTRREDEQRGYRDYQTDSKVVVPKRGDRYDGSRSSGRRSENDRGEHRSRH from the exons ATGTACAACGGGATAGGGTTACAGACCCCTAGAGGGTCCGGGACGAATGGGTACATCCAGACCAACAGGTTCTTCGTGAAGACGAAGACTGGGAGGGTTGCTGAAACCACCAGGGGGTTCGAGGGAGATCAGGGCACAGCTGGTGTCTCCAAGAAGCCCAACAAGGACATTCTTGAGCATGATCGCAAGCGCCAGATAGAGCTTAAGCTTGTTGTGCTTGAGGACAAGCTGACCGATCAAGGGTACACTGAAGCCGAGATTGCGGAGAAGCTGCAAGAGGCCAGGAGGACTCTAGAAGCTACCTATGCTTCTGAAGCTAGTGGAGGGCCTACTGCCATTGTGGCTGCTGAAAAGAA GGTTTCTGATACACAAACACACCAAATTGCTGcaagaaaagagaagcagaTGGAAACATTCAGAGCTGCTTTGGGTATAGGGTTGACTAAGCAAAATTCTGAGGAAATTGATGATGAACCTAAAGGAGGGCAGAAGATTTTGCAGCAAGAGATACCTGAACACGCTTTCCTAGATAGAGATTACAGTTCGAAAAAACAggtggaagaaaaattgaaagttgaaaaaGATGATAAGAGAAATAGTGCTAGAGATATGAAGCATAAGAAAGACAATGGCAGAAAAAGAAGACATGATGATTCTTCTGATTCAGATGATACTAGTAAACAGACAAGAGCAGCTGAGAAGAAGCATCATCGCAAACATAGCCGGAGAAGTGACTCAGAAAATGATTCTGAGGTAGAAACTGCTGATAGGAAGCGCAAGAAACAAAAGAGCAAGAGACGTAGGAAGTATAAGTCGGATGAATCTGACTCTTCTTCCGACAGTGACGATGTTGGCAAGAGTCGGTCCAAACTGGAATCtcggaaaaataagaaatctcGGAAGAAGTATGAGTCGAGCGAGGATGATACTTCTGATGAGGGGCTTTCAAAACGTCAATCAAAGAAGGGTGAGCATCATATCAGAACTGGCAAAGATGAGAACAGTGAGGATGAGTCTGATATTAATCGTAGAAGTGGCTCAGATTCTGAGAATTCTGGAAAATTGGGTAATGACAGAAGAAGGAAAGGTGGCAGGAGGCATGATGAAGACAGTGATGGTGAATCTGATGTAGTCAGTGATGGAAggcataaaaaaattgataaagtgaggaagcagaggaggaatGATACTGACGATGATTCAGATTctgggagagagaagaaattagATAAAGCTCGGGCTCGGAGACATGACTCTGATGATGGGGACTCTGATGGCACTTTGGGTGGGAGAAGTGGTAGAAGTGGTAGAATAACAAGAACACAAAAGGCAGTCGATAGAGCACCAGTTTCTTCAGCAGATGACAGTATCAGTGATGATTCTGGTGGGAGTAGTAGTGACACCGACTCTCGCAGCAGCACTGATGGTCGCAGACATGATGATACTGGCAAGAGTATACATTATGATGTTAAGAACATGGCTGCCAATGTGCCTAATCGAGAAGGAAAAGGGTTGAGATCTGGAGATAGAAGTGATGATAGATCAAGGAAGGAAACTCCCAATGAATCACGGGATAAGactgacaaaagaaagaagggcaATAGTCTGGATGGTAACACCAGGGATGACCTGCAAGAATCAAAATCTCGGGACattttgagagagggagagcacAGCTTGGAACATAGGAAGGATAAAAGATCTGAGTCTGAAGTGAAGACAAGAACATATAAAGATGAGAGAGATCATTTTGTTGATTACTCTCGATCTCGTAGATCTGGAGGAAGGCATGGAGATTGGAATGACATGAGAGGTCGAAGTTATGAAAAAGAGGAGCAGTTGCAGGTGAGTGGGAGGAAAGGCAATGATGACATGGGAGGTCGAAGTTATGAAAAAGAGGAGCAGTTACAGGTGAGTGGGAGGAAAGGCAATGATGACATGGGAGGTCGAAGTTATGAAAAAGAGGAGCAGTTACAGGTGAGTGGGAGGAAAGGCAATGATGACTatgagggaaaagaagaaagatggcgCGGTAGAGATgaaagggaggaaagagaagaaaggcgGCATGACAGAGATGAAAGAGATGAAAGGGAGCGTGAAGGAAGAGGGCGTGACAGAGATGAAAGGGATCGTGAAGGAAGATGGCGTGACAGAGATgaaagggaggaaagagaagaaaggcgGCATGACAGAGATGAAAGGGAGCGTGAACGAAGAGGGCGTGACGGAGATAATAGGGATCGCGAAGGAAGACGGCATGACAGAGATGAAAGGGATCATGAAGAAAAGCGGCATGGCAGAGATGAGACGGAACTTGAAGAGAGATGGCCTGACAGAGATGTGAGGGCACGTGAAGAGAGATGGCCCGAGAGAGATGTGAGGGCACGTGAAGAGATACGGCCTGAGAGAGATGCAAGGGCACGTGAAGAGAGATGGCATGACAGAGATGAGAGAGAGCGTGGTGGAAGAAAGCACATGAGAGATGAAGAGGATAATTATTCTGCAAGGCATGGTAGAGATGAGCGTCCTTCTAAAAGTAGGAGATATGATGCAAGGGAGGAGGAAGGGCGAGAAAATGTAGCTTCTGGAGATAATGATGAAAGGAACAGAAAATATTATGGGGAACAGAAGAACACTCGGAGAGAGGATGAGCAGCGAGGATATAGAGACTATCAGACAGACAGTAAAGTGGTTGTCCCCAAGAGAGGTGATAGATATGATGGTTCCAGGTCCAGTGGGAGGAGGTCAGAGAACGATAGGGGGGAACACCGAAGCAGGCATTGA
- the LOC104414122 gene encoding zinc finger CCCH domain-containing protein 13 isoform X4: MYNGIGLQTPRGSGTNGYIQTNRFFVKTKTGRVAETTRGFEGDQGTAGVSKKPNKDILEHDRKRQIELKLVVLEDKLTDQGYTEAEIAEKLQEARRTLEATYASEASGGPTAIVAAEKKVSDTQTHQIAARKEKQMETFRAALGIGLTKQNSEEIDDEPKGGQKILQQEIPEHAFLDRDYSSKKQVEEKLKVEKDDKRNSARDMKHKKDNGRKRRHDDSSDSDDTSKQTRAAEKKHHRKHSRRSDSENDSEVETADRKRKKQKSKRRRKYKSDESDSSSDSDDVGKSRSKLESRKNKKSRKKYESSEDDTSDEGLSKRQSKKGEHHIRTGKDENSEDESDINRRSGSDSENSGKLGNDRRRKGGRRHDEDSDGESDVVSDGRHKKIDKVRKQRRNDTDDDSDSGREKKLDKARARRHDSDDGDSDGTLGGRSGRSGRITRTQKAVDRAPVSSADDSISDDSGGSSSDTDSRSSTDGRRHDDTGKSIHYDVKNMAANVPNREGKGLRSGDRSDDRSRKETPNESRDKTDKRKKGNSLDGNTRDDLQESKSRDILREGEHSLEHRKDKRSESEVKTRTYKDERDHFVDYSRSRRSGGRHGDWNDMRGRSYEKEEQLQVSGRKGNDDMGGRSYEKEEQLQVSGRKGNDDYEGKEERWRGRDEREEREERRHDRDERDEREREGRGRDRDERDREGRWRDRDEREEREERRHDRDERERERRGRDGDNRDREGRRHDRDERDHEEKRHGRDETELEERWPDRDVRAREERWPERDVRAREEIRPERDARAREERWHDRDERERGGRKHMRDEEDNYSARHGRDERPSKSRRYDAREEEGRENVASGDNDERNRKYYGEQKNTRREDEQRGYRDYQTDSKVVVPKRGDRYDGSRSSGRRSENDRGEHRSRH; this comes from the exons ATGTACAACGGGATAGGGTTACAGACCCCTAGAGGGTCCGGGACGAATGGGTACATCCAGACCAACAGGTTCTTCGTGAAGACGAAGACTGGGAGGGTTGCTGAAACCACCAGGGGGTTCGAGGGAGATCAGGGCACAGCTGGTGTCTCCAAGAAGCCCAACAAGGACATTCTTGAGCATGATCGCAAGCGCCAGATAGAGCTTAAGCTTGTTGTGCTTGAGGACAAGCTGACCGATCAAGGGTACACTGAAGCCGAGATTGCGGAGAAGCTGCAAGAGGCCAGGAGGACTCTAGAAGCTACCTATGCTTCTGAAGCTAGTGGAGGGCCTACTGCCATTGTGGCTGCTGAAAAGAA GGTTTCTGATACACAAACACACCAAATTGCTGcaagaaaagagaagcagaTGGAAACATTCAGAGCTGCTTTGGGTATAGGGTTGACTAAGCAAAATTCTGAGGAAATTGATGATGAACCTAAAGGAGGGCAGAAGATTTTGCAGCAAGAGATACCTGAACACGCTTTCCTAGATAGAGATTACAGTTCGAAAAAACAggtggaagaaaaattgaaagttgaaaaaGATGATAAGAGAAATAGTGCTAGAGATATGAAGCATAAGAAAGACAATGGCAGAAAAAGAAGACATGATGATTCTTCTGATTCAGATGATACTAGTAAACAGACAAGAGCAGCTGAGAAGAAGCATCATCGCAAACATAGCCGGAGAAGTGACTCAGAAAATGATTCTGAGGTAGAAACTGCTGATAGGAAGCGCAAGAAACAAAAGAGCAAGAGACGTAGGAAGTATAAGTCGGATGAATCTGACTCTTCTTCCGACAGTGACGATGTTGGCAAGAGTCGGTCCAAACTGGAATCtcggaaaaataagaaatctcGGAAGAAGTATGAGTCGAGCGAGGATGATACTTCTGATGAGGGGCTTTCAAAACGTCAATCAAAGAAGGGTGAGCATCATATCAGAACTGGCAAAGATGAGAACAGTGAGGATGAGTCTGATATTAATCGTAGAAGTGGCTCAGATTCTGAGAATTCTGGAAAATTGGGTAATGACAGAAGAAGGAAAGGTGGCAGGAGGCATGATGAAGACAGTGATGGTGAATCTGATGTAGTCAGTGATGGAAggcataaaaaaattgataaagtgaggaagcagaggaggaatGATACTGACGATGATTCAGATTctgggagagagaagaaattagATAAAGCTCGGGCTCGGAGACATGACTCTGATGATGGGGACTCTGATGGCACTTTGGGTGGGAGAAGTGGTAGAAGTGGTAGAATAACAAGAACACAAAAGGCAGTCGATAGAGCACCAGTTTCTTCAGCAGATGACAGTATCAGTGATGATTCTGGTGGGAGTAGTAGTGACACCGACTCTCGCAGCAGCACTGATGGTCGCAGACATGATGATACTGGCAAGAGTATACATTATGATGTTAAGAACATGGCTGCCAATGTGCCTAATCGAGAAGGAAAAGGGTTGAGATCTGGAGATAGAAGTGATGATAGATCAAGGAAGGAAACTCCCAATGAATCACGGGATAAGactgacaaaagaaagaagggcaATAGTCTGGATGGTAACACCAGGGATGACCTGCAAGAATCAAAATCTCGGGACattttgagagagggagagcacAGCTTGGAACATAGGAAGGATAAAAGATCTGAGTCTGAAGTGAAGACAAGAACATATAAAGATGAGAGAGATCATTTTGTTGATTACTCTCGATCTCGTAGATCTGGAGGAAGGCATGGAGATTGGAATGACATGAGAGGTCGAAGTTATGAAAAAGAGGAGCAGTTGCAG GTGAGTGGGAGGAAAGGCAATGATGACATGGGAGGTCGAAGTTATGAAAAAGAGGAGCAGTTACAGGTGAGTGGGAGGAAAGGCAATGATGACTatgagggaaaagaagaaagatggcgCGGTAGAGATgaaagggaggaaagagaagaaaggcgGCATGACAGAGATGAAAGAGATGAAAGGGAGCGTGAAGGAAGAGGGCGTGACAGAGATGAAAGGGATCGTGAAGGAAGATGGCGTGACAGAGATgaaagggaggaaagagaagaaaggcgGCATGACAGAGATGAAAGGGAGCGTGAACGAAGAGGGCGTGACGGAGATAATAGGGATCGCGAAGGAAGACGGCATGACAGAGATGAAAGGGATCATGAAGAAAAGCGGCATGGCAGAGATGAGACGGAACTTGAAGAGAGATGGCCTGACAGAGATGTGAGGGCACGTGAAGAGAGATGGCCCGAGAGAGATGTGAGGGCACGTGAAGAGATACGGCCTGAGAGAGATGCAAGGGCACGTGAAGAGAGATGGCATGACAGAGATGAGAGAGAGCGTGGTGGAAGAAAGCACATGAGAGATGAAGAGGATAATTATTCTGCAAGGCATGGTAGAGATGAGCGTCCTTCTAAAAGTAGGAGATATGATGCAAGGGAGGAGGAAGGGCGAGAAAATGTAGCTTCTGGAGATAATGATGAAAGGAACAGAAAATATTATGGGGAACAGAAGAACACTCGGAGAGAGGATGAGCAGCGAGGATATAGAGACTATCAGACAGACAGTAAAGTGGTTGTCCCCAAGAGAGGTGATAGATATGATGGTTCCAGGTCCAGTGGGAGGAGGTCAGAGAACGATAGGGGGGAACACCGAAGCAGGCATTGA
- the LOC104414122 gene encoding zinc finger CCCH domain-containing protein 13 isoform X2 → MYNGIGLQTPRGSGTNGYIQTNRFFVKTKTGRVAETTRGFEGDQGTAGVSKKPNKDILEHDRKRQIELKLVVLEDKLTDQGYTEAEIAEKLQEARRTLEATYASEASGGPTAIVAAEKKVSDTQTHQIAARKEKQMETFRAALGIGLTKQNSEEIDDEPKGGQKILQQEIPEHAFLDRDYSSKKQVEEKLKVEKDDKRNSARDMKHKKDNGRKRRHDDSSDSDDTSKQTRAAEKKHHRKHSRRSDSENDSEVETADRKRKKQKSKRRRKYKSDESDSSSDSDDVGKSRSKLESRKNKKSRKKYESSEDDTSDEGLSKRQSKKGEHHIRTGKDENSEDESDINRRSGSDSENSGKLGNDRRRKGGRRHDEDSDGESDVVSDGRHKKIDKVRKQRRNDTDDDSDSGREKKLDKARARRHDSDDGDSDGTLGGRSGRSGRITRTQKAVDRAPVSSADDSISDDSGGSSSDTDSRSSTDGRRHDDTGKSIHYDVKNMAANVPNREGKGLRSGDRSDDRSRKETPNESRDKTDKRKKGNSLDGNTRDDLQESKSRDILREGEHSLEHRKDKRSESEVKTRTYKDERDHFVDYSRSRRSGGRHGDWNDMRGRSYEKEEQLQVSGRKGNDDMGGRSYEKEEQLQVSGRKGNDDYEGKEERWRGRDEREEREERRHDRDERDEREREGRGRDRDERDREGRWRDRDEREEREERRHDRDERERERRGRDGDNRDREGRRHDRDERDHEEKRHGRDETELEERWPDRDVRAREERWPERDVRAREEIRPERDARAREERWHDRDERERGGRKHMRDEEDNYSARHGRDERPSKSRRYDAREEEGRENVASGDNDERNRKYYGEQKNTRREDEQRGYRDYQTDSKVVVPKRGDRYDGSRSSGRRSENDRGEHRSRH, encoded by the exons ATGTACAACGGGATAGGGTTACAGACCCCTAGAGGGTCCGGGACGAATGGGTACATCCAGACCAACAGGTTCTTCGTGAAGACGAAGACTGGGAGGGTTGCTGAAACCACCAGGGGGTTCGAGGGAGATCAGGGCACAGCTGGTGTCTCCAAGAAGCCCAACAAGGACATTCTTGAGCATGATCGCAAGCGCCAGATAGAGCTTAAGCTTGTTGTGCTTGAGGACAAGCTGACCGATCAAGGGTACACTGAAGCCGAGATTGCGGAGAAGCTGCAAGAGGCCAGGAGGACTCTAGAAGCTACCTATGCTTCTGAAGCTAGTGGAGGGCCTACTGCCATTGTGGCTGCTGAAAAGAA GGTTTCTGATACACAAACACACCAAATTGCTGcaagaaaagagaagcagaTGGAAACATTCAGAGCTGCTTTGGGTATAGGGTTGACTAAGCAAAATTCTGAGGAAATTGATGATGAACCTAAAGGAGGGCAGAAGATTTTGCAGCAAGAGATACCTGAACACGCTTTCCTAGATAGAGATTACAGTTCGAAAAAACAggtggaagaaaaattgaaagttgaaaaaGATGATAAGAGAAATAGTGCTAGAGATATGAAGCATAAGAAAGACAATGGCAGAAAAAGAAGACATGATGATTCTTCTGATTCAGATGATACTAGTAAACAGACAAGAGCAGCTGAGAAGAAGCATCATCGCAAACATAGCCGGAGAAGTGACTCAGAAAATGATTCTGAGGTAGAAACTGCTGATAGGAAGCGCAAGAAACAAAAGAGCAAGAGACGTAGGAAGTATAAGTCGGATGAATCTGACTCTTCTTCCGACAGTGACGATGTTGGCAAGAGTCGGTCCAAACTGGAATCtcggaaaaataagaaatctcGGAAGAAGTATGAGTCGAGCGAGGATGATACTTCTGATGAGGGGCTTTCAAAACGTCAATCAAAGAAGGGTGAGCATCATATCAGAACTGGCAAAGATGAGAACAGTGAGGATGAGTCTGATATTAATCGTAGAAGTGGCTCAGATTCTGAGAATTCTGGAAAATTGGGTAATGACAGAAGAAGGAAAGGTGGCAGGAGGCATGATGAAGACAGTGATGGTGAATCTGATGTAGTCAGTGATGGAAggcataaaaaaattgataaagtgaggaagcagaggaggaatGATACTGACGATGATTCAGATTctgggagagagaagaaattagATAAAGCTCGGGCTCGGAGACATGACTCTGATGATGGGGACTCTGATGGCACTTTGGGTGGGAGAAGTGGTAGAAGTGGTAGAATAACAAGAACACAAAAGGCAGTCGATAGAGCACCAGTTTCTTCAGCAGATGACAGTATCAGTGATGATTCTGGTGGGAGTAGTAGTGACACCGACTCTCGCAGCAGCACTGATGGTCGCAGACATGATGATACTGGCAAGAGTATACATTATGATGTTAAGAACATGGCTGCCAATGTGCCTAATCGAGAAGGAAAAGGGTTGAGATCTGGAGATAGAAGTGATGATAGATCAAGGAAGGAAACTCCCAATGAATCACGGGATAAGactgacaaaagaaagaagggcaATAGTCTGGATGGTAACACCAGGGATGACCTGCAAGAATCAAAATCTCGGGACattttgagagagggagagcacAGCTTGGAACATAGGAAGGATAAAAGATCTGAGTCTGAAGTGAAGACAAGAACATATAAAGATGAGAGAGATCATTTTGTTGATTACTCTCGATCTCGTAGATCTGGAGGAAGGCATGGAGATTGGAATGACATGAGAGGTCGAAGTTATGAAAAAGAGGAGCAGTTGCAGGTGAGTGGGAGGAAAGGCAATGATGACATGGGAGGTCGAAGTTATGAAAAAGAGGAGCAGTTACAGGTGAGTGGGAGGAAAG GCAATGATGACTatgagggaaaagaagaaagatggcgCGGTAGAGATgaaagggaggaaagagaagaaaggcgGCATGACAGAGATGAAAGAGATGAAAGGGAGCGTGAAGGAAGAGGGCGTGACAGAGATGAAAGGGATCGTGAAGGAAGATGGCGTGACAGAGATgaaagggaggaaagagaagaaaggcgGCATGACAGAGATGAAAGGGAGCGTGAACGAAGAGGGCGTGACGGAGATAATAGGGATCGCGAAGGAAGACGGCATGACAGAGATGAAAGGGATCATGAAGAAAAGCGGCATGGCAGAGATGAGACGGAACTTGAAGAGAGATGGCCTGACAGAGATGTGAGGGCACGTGAAGAGAGATGGCCCGAGAGAGATGTGAGGGCACGTGAAGAGATACGGCCTGAGAGAGATGCAAGGGCACGTGAAGAGAGATGGCATGACAGAGATGAGAGAGAGCGTGGTGGAAGAAAGCACATGAGAGATGAAGAGGATAATTATTCTGCAAGGCATGGTAGAGATGAGCGTCCTTCTAAAAGTAGGAGATATGATGCAAGGGAGGAGGAAGGGCGAGAAAATGTAGCTTCTGGAGATAATGATGAAAGGAACAGAAAATATTATGGGGAACAGAAGAACACTCGGAGAGAGGATGAGCAGCGAGGATATAGAGACTATCAGACAGACAGTAAAGTGGTTGTCCCCAAGAGAGGTGATAGATATGATGGTTCCAGGTCCAGTGGGAGGAGGTCAGAGAACGATAGGGGGGAACACCGAAGCAGGCATTGA